The following are encoded together in the Roseobacter denitrificans OCh 114 genome:
- the gshB gene encoding glutathione synthase yields the protein MKIAFQMDPIDAVDINADSSFRLAEEAQARGHTLFFYTPDHLAYQEGRITAKGQDLQVQRVQGAHATLGAMREVNLAEFDVVWLRQDPPFDMHYITSTHLLDRLASTTLVVNDPFWVRNYPEKLLVLDFPDLTPPTTIARDLDTIKAFKAKHGDVILKPLYGNGGAGVFRLDANDRNLTSLHELFTGFSREPLIVQKFLPDVSNGDKRVILVDGEPVGAINRVPAAGETRSNMHVGGRPEKVGLSARDKEICAAIGPLLKEKGQVFVGIDVIGDYLTEINVTSPTGIQELERFDQVNIAAHIWQAIEDRAAAR from the coding sequence ATGAAAATCGCCTTCCAGATGGATCCAATTGATGCGGTTGACATCAACGCAGACAGCTCGTTCCGCCTTGCCGAAGAGGCGCAGGCGCGCGGCCATACCCTGTTTTTCTATACGCCCGATCATCTGGCCTATCAGGAAGGGCGCATCACCGCCAAGGGACAGGACCTGCAGGTCCAGCGCGTGCAGGGCGCACATGCAACGCTGGGTGCCATGCGCGAGGTGAACCTCGCGGAATTCGATGTGGTCTGGCTGCGGCAGGACCCGCCTTTTGACATGCATTACATTACATCGACCCACCTGCTGGATCGTTTGGCCAGCACGACGCTGGTGGTGAATGACCCGTTCTGGGTGCGCAACTATCCCGAAAAACTGTTGGTGCTGGATTTCCCGGACCTGACCCCGCCGACCACGATCGCGCGCGATCTGGACACGATCAAGGCTTTCAAGGCAAAGCACGGCGATGTCATTCTCAAACCGCTCTACGGGAACGGCGGTGCGGGCGTTTTCCGTCTGGATGCGAACGACCGGAACCTCACGTCGTTGCACGAGCTTTTTACCGGATTTTCGCGCGAACCGTTGATTGTGCAGAAATTCCTGCCGGATGTCTCAAACGGGGACAAACGCGTGATCCTCGTCGATGGAGAACCGGTTGGGGCCATCAACCGTGTGCCCGCCGCTGGTGAGACGCGTTCCAACATGCATGTGGGCGGGCGTCCTGAAAAGGTGGGACTGAGCGCGCGTGACAAGGAAATATGCGCCGCCATCGGCCCGCTTTTGAAGGAAAAGGGGCAGGTCTTCGTCGGCATAGACGTGATCGGCGACTACCTGACCGAGATTAATGTGACGTCCCCCACGGGCATTCAGGAACTTGAACGATTTGATCAGGTGAACATCGCGGCACACATCTGGCAGGCCATTGAAGACAGGGCAGCGGCGCGCTGA
- a CDS encoding YifB family Mg chelatase-like AAA ATPase, translating to MSLTYSVAFRGVEACPVEVQCALAPGLPGFSIVGLPDKAVSEAKERVRAALASMAIAFPSKKVTINLSPADLPKEGGHFDLPIALALLAELSIIPHDVILSVVSLGELSLDGKLVPVTGALPAAMTAAEEENILLCPAECGKEAAWVSGARVIAARSLGDVVRHFTGQNLITDSHPGEVITPEKTLELRDVRGQERAKRALEIAAAGRHHMLMVGPPGSGKSMLSRRLPGILPPLSAQEALETSIIHSIAGLLDEGGISRQRPFRDPHHTSSTAAIIGGGRLAKPGEVSLAHNGVLFMDELPEFPRNVLETLRQPLETGNIMVSRANAHVKYPCKFMLIAAANPCKCGYMTDAERACARVPTCGEDYMGRISGPLLDRFDLRVDVPPVSYEDLDLPANGDTSETVAQRVAGACERQSARFATHDGIRSNADIEGEALEEIAAPDAEGRDLLLRAAEKFRMSARGYHRVMRVARTIADLDHSEGVRKPHVAEAISYRINA from the coding sequence GTGTCGCTTACCTATTCAGTTGCTTTTCGCGGCGTCGAAGCCTGCCCCGTCGAAGTTCAATGTGCGCTGGCGCCGGGTCTGCCGGGTTTCAGCATCGTGGGGCTGCCGGACAAGGCGGTCTCAGAAGCCAAGGAACGTGTGCGCGCGGCGCTGGCGAGCATGGCCATCGCCTTCCCTTCCAAAAAGGTCACCATTAACCTCAGCCCTGCCGATCTGCCGAAGGAAGGTGGGCATTTCGATCTGCCCATCGCCCTGGCGCTTTTGGCGGAGTTGAGCATCATTCCCCATGACGTGATCCTGTCCGTCGTCTCTTTGGGCGAGCTGTCACTGGACGGCAAACTGGTGCCGGTCACGGGTGCTTTGCCCGCGGCGATGACCGCCGCCGAGGAGGAAAACATCCTGCTTTGCCCTGCCGAGTGCGGCAAAGAAGCGGCTTGGGTCAGTGGTGCGCGGGTCATCGCCGCCAGATCACTGGGCGATGTTGTGCGCCATTTTACCGGGCAGAACCTGATCACGGATTCCCACCCCGGCGAAGTGATCACACCGGAAAAGACGCTCGAGTTGCGCGACGTGCGCGGTCAGGAACGTGCAAAACGCGCGCTGGAAATCGCTGCCGCCGGGCGACATCATATGCTGATGGTTGGCCCGCCGGGATCGGGAAAATCCATGCTGTCGCGGCGTTTACCCGGTATTTTGCCCCCGCTGAGCGCACAGGAAGCGCTGGAAACCTCCATTATCCATTCGATTGCCGGCTTGTTGGACGAGGGCGGTATTTCGCGTCAACGCCCGTTTCGCGATCCGCATCACACCTCATCAACGGCGGCGATCATCGGTGGCGGACGCCTTGCGAAACCGGGCGAGGTGTCACTGGCACACAACGGGGTTTTATTCATGGATGAATTGCCCGAATTCCCGCGCAATGTGCTCGAAACCCTGCGCCAGCCGCTTGAGACCGGCAACATCATGGTATCACGCGCCAATGCGCATGTGAAATACCCCTGCAAATTCATGCTGATCGCTGCGGCAAACCCGTGCAAATGCGGCTATATGACAGATGCCGAACGCGCCTGCGCCCGTGTGCCGACCTGCGGCGAGGACTACATGGGGCGCATATCTGGACCCTTGCTCGACCGGTTTGATCTGCGCGTTGATGTGCCGCCTGTAAGCTATGAAGACCTCGATTTGCCCGCCAATGGCGATACTTCCGAGACGGTCGCCCAGCGGGTGGCGGGCGCATGTGAACGACAGTCCGCGCGTTTTGCGACCCATGACGGCATCCGCTCCAACGCGGATATCGAGGGCGAAGCGCTGGAAGAAATCGCAGCGCCGGATGCGGAAGGACGCGATCTGTTGCTGCGCGCTGCCGAGAAGTTCCGGATGTCCGCGCGCGGGTATCACCGGGTCATGCGGGTGGCGCGCACGATTGCCGATCTCGATCATTCGGAAGGCGTGCGCAAGCCACATGTGGCTGAGGCGATCAGCTACCGCATCAATGCCTAG